CTCGGAAGCGTCGGTCGCCCAGCGGCTCGGCGGAACCGAACTGGATCAATTCGCCGCCCAACATGGCCGCGTTGGAGCCGCCGACCAGCGCGTCGTCGCTCCGGCTCTCCAGCCACATGTCGTCGTTCAGCAACTCGACATCGACGCTGCTCGCCGCGTCGAACAAGGCCGCATCTCCCTCGCCAAGCGCGGTCACAGCCGATCCCATGACTGCAGGAGGAGCCGTCGATCCCACCTCCTGCCATTCACCGCTGCCGAAGCGGATCGAGAGGGACGCCCGCCGTCAACCCTCGCCGCCCGCCGCCGCGATAGCCAGCTGGGGCCGCGTCAGGGCGCTGTCGCTGACCGGCGGAAGATCGAGCAGAAGCAGCGATGTGGGGCCATGATGCAGGTCGGGGTGGCCGATCGCCCGGCCTGGCTCGGCCGCCGGCGCTGGCAAGACACCCTCCCCCACCCGGACCAGCCCGAGGCTGACCACCATCCTGTCGAGCGTCCAGCGCTCTATCTTCCACAATCCCGGCTGGTCGGAGAGGCGGACGCAGGCGCCCGGCCGCATTGTCAGCCAGTTCCAGCTCAAATGCTGGGTAGCGGTCGTGCGCCCCGCCCAGAGGGCCGAGAGGCGCTGCTCCGCAATCGCCTTGGCCGCACCGGCGGAGAGGGTTGCCGGGAGCGCCAGCCGTTCGTGAGGCTGGCCCGCCGTCCCGCGCGTCGCGCGTTGGAGACCGGCCTGATAGTCACGCGCAGGGTCGTGATAAGCCACGCTGACCTCGCCGGTCAGCCCGCCCATCGCGCGCTGCGATACGTCGCCCGCTCCGCCGGCCCCATTGGCCGAGGTTGCGCCAGTGGATCTTCCGTCGACCAGGATCGGGGCCTCATAAGCCGAAACCAGCGAGAGCGCGCTGGCATCGCCGCGCAGCGACAAGGGGATCGCCTGGGCCAGCGTCTCCAAGACTGCGCGCACGCTATCTCCGCCGGCGGCGAACCCGCTCAGGTGGGGTGTACCCCCATCTTCTATCGCTCCCGCGCTGAGCTCTCCGGCCATAACACCCACCGAAACCGGTCCCGAATCCGCCTCCACTTCGAATGTCAGCGACGGGATCCGGTTACCGAAATCCTCGAGCTGCATGTCCTCGAACACCGCGTAGGCGAGCCCGCGATAGGCCGGCGCCTGGCCAGCGCCTTCGATCGCTGCGATCAAGGGGTCCACCTCCTGGTCCTCAGTTCCGAGATAGAGGCGATAACCGGTGGCGCTCTTGAAATCTCCGCCCGCCCCACGGAGCAGCTTCCCTTCGGCCCAGATCCGCCGCACGCCCTTGATGGGCCGCGCCGACAGCGCGACCGCAAACGACGCGGTATAGGAATAATCCGTCGTCTTCGGCCGGCCCTTGGTGCCCCCGCTCGTCCGCTTGTGCTCCTGGAGATCGGTGGCCCAGATGACCGTGCCCGCCACGCGCATCATCCCGAATATTTTCGGCAGTTCAGAGCCATAGGACGAGGTCTGGACCGCAAGGTCGCCGAGACGTGGTCCGTGGCGTCCTTTGGGCGCAAACAGCCGGCCGTCGATCTGCTGCCCGAGGATCGCGCCGATCGCAGCGCCGACGGGGCCGCCGACGGCGCCGCCCACGGCGGTCAGGACGAGAGTGGCCATGTTTCCCTCCACACCCGCCACGCCGCCAGAACCGGCCACGGCACCGCCCCCGGCCTCTCCACCACCCGCCGCATGCGAATATCCGCGTGAACGAAGCCGCCATCGACGAGCACCACGAAATGATGCTGGCCCGAACCTATACACACCAGCAGGATGTCGCCGGCCGCCGCGTCACCGGGCGCGATGGATCGGGCATGTCCGGCATATTGTTCGCTCAGTCCGTCCGGGGCGGCGCCGCGCATCGCATAATCGCTGGGCACCAGCTCCAGTGGCAATTGGGCCGCCGCCGCGACGAGTCCCACGCAATCCAGCCCGTGGTCCGGCCGCCGCCCTTGCGGGCGGAAGCGCACGCCGACCAGCGCTCGTGCGCGGTCGACGACGGACTTGTTCACGATGCACCCGGATAGCGGGTCAGCAGGTCCATCCCGGGCAGATGCGGTTCCCCGCGGAAATTTGCGCCGTTGGCGAACCGAACGGTGCATGTTGCGAAGCTCTTGTCGCAGCCCTCCATGACCTCGACCAGGTCGCCTGCGGCCGGCGGAAAGCGGGGCGGCTCGCGCAGCACGAGCCGGGTTCCCTCCGAAGCCAGCAGGCTGCTCTCCAGCCCGCTATTGGCCCCGCCGAGCCACCGCAGCCGTCCATAACCATAGGCGTTTCCGGCCGCCCCTTCCGCAATGTGGATCACGTCTTCGCTCTCCACCGCGATTATCCGGGTCGTGGTAATGCGTGAGGCCATCGCTACGCGGCACCTCTTGTCCCCCAACGTGGCGCGGCATTCGGGGGACGTCTGCTCGACCACGGGCGTATTGAGCCGCGCGGCGGGGCCACGCAGTTCCGTCGTAAAACCGTTGCGCTCGATGCTGACGTCGCCGAATTCGCCGCGGGCAAGCAGCACTTGCTCGCCGTCAGGATCCTCCCAATCGATCGCGAAGATCGAGACTGCGGCGCCGTCCCACCGTCCGGCCGAGAGATCAGTCCGGCTGATGGCCTCGCTCGTCAACGCACCCGAGACTTCGAGCGTGTCGAGCTCGAAACCGTCGGAAAGGGTGATAGCCGATGGCAGCATCCCAGGCATGGCGCGATAGCGCAGGTGGGCGATCACCAAATCCTGGTCGTGGGTGGTGAAACCCAGGCAGACGCCGTCGCGCCGTTCCACCCGCCAGCAAAAGGCGATCGTGCCGAGCGCGCTGTCGACGAAGCTCACGACTCCCTGACCTCGACCAGCGGCACCGAAGGGACTTCGCCGGCCGCAAAGGTTGCTCGGGTGACGCTCAACCGGTCTTCGGCAAAGCGCACCGGGACGTCGAAGCGATAGCCGGCTCGGACCACCGCACCTGTCGGGAGCGGCGTTTCGAAGCGCACCACCCCGCCCGCAGCCAGTATCCAGCCCGACACCTGCTCCACGCCGTCGACCGATACCCGGACGCTTCCCGCCACGGGCCGGGTTATCCGCCGCACCTGGTCCTCATAATGTTTGATCAGCGGGAAGTCGGTGCGCAGCCCGTCGCCGACCCCGATCGGCTGGTCGTCCGCTTCCGGCTCACCCGTCATGCCGTGCGAGCTGTGATCGTAGGGATCTTCGAATCGGAAGGCGACCGCCGCCCCGCGCCGCGCGCGGAAGAAGGCGATCAGTGCCTGCAATTCGGCCTCGCCGCGCAGCCCCGGTCCGGCGTCGAACCGCAGCCGCGCGTCGGCCCAGCCTTTCGGTTGCCTCGGCGATGCCCCGCGCCGTCGCGCCGGCATTGCCGGCGATCACCCAATCATAATCCTCGAGCTGGAGCACGTCGAAGGCGGGCGCCGCCCAGCCGATCGGGATATTGGCCCGCCTCGCCTCCGCCCCGTCGAGCACCGTCGGGAGATAGACCAGCAAGAGGCTTTCCGCCGACGGGACCTCTGCCTTCACGGCCGCGACGAGCGAGGCGGTCGATGCCGCCAGCAACGCTCCCGCCTGGTCGAGCAGATCCTTCTGCGCCGCATCGAGCGGCTGCCGCACATCCGCGATCGATACCGGATTGCCGCCGAGTGCCGCCTTCGCGGCATCGTCGTAAAGGCATATCTGCCCGTCGCCCGTCACCCACCACCACGGCTCGCCCACCTGGAACCGCACGGCTGCGCCTGCGTCGCGGGCGATGGCGCCGAAGGCCCGCCCCACGGCCTGGAGGTAATTCATCGCTCCCGCATGCGCGGGCGACAGCAGGGTCGAAGGGGGCACCCAGCCGGTCAGCGCCGGCGCGCCCGCTTCGGTGCGCTGCTTCCAGTCGTTCCAGCAATGCGCATCGAACAGCTCGTAGCTGAGCGAAAGGATCACCGAGATGCCGAGCGCGTGCGCGCGGGCCAGGAAGTCGCGATGCCAGGCCGCGCACGAGATGTTGAGCGCACTGCCGGCAAGGCTCACGTAGAATCCGCTGCCGAGCGGCTCGAGCCGGAAATAATGGCTCATCCCGACATAATGGTTGATCTCGTTTCGATAGCCGAGCTGCACGATGTTCCGCAGCAGCCGCGCCGGCGTCAGATGGTAGAGATCGTCATAGCCCGTGGCCATCCGCAGCCGATGCTCGGGCACCAAAGTCTCGCCGATCGCCAATACCGAGCCGGCCCCGTCGCAGGCGATGCCGCTTATCTCGGCCCAACCTTCTGCCGGCGCGGAAAAGGACGCAGCCTCCCCGCTGTAACCGGGCGGCACGAGCGAGATGAACAGACGGTCGATGTCGCCGGCCCAGACCGGATCGGCTTCGTCCGGCAGGAGGAACCCGCCCGCCAGATTGGCAAAGTCGATCGCGACCATGGCATCATCCGGGGCGCCCGTGGCGTAATTCCAGAGGCGCACGTACCAGCTTTTCGGCTGGCCGGCAGCGTCGCGGCCCTCGATCGTCAGCGTCGGCCCGTCGATCGCGTCCAGGCCC
This portion of the Sphingomonas sp. LY54 genome encodes:
- a CDS encoding phage tail protein, which produces MATLVLTAVGGAVGGPVGAAIGAILGQQIDGRLFAPKGRHGPRLGDLAVQTSSYGSELPKIFGMMRVAGTVIWATDLQEHKRTSGGTKGRPKTTDYSYTASFAVALSARPIKGVRRIWAEGKLLRGAGGDFKSATGYRLYLGTEDQEVDPLIAAIEGAGQAPAYRGLAYAVFEDMQLEDFGNRIPSLTFEVEADSGPVSVGVMAGELSAGAIEDGGTPHLSGFAAGGDSVRAVLETLAQAIPLSLRGDASALSLVSAYEAPILVDGRSTGATSANGAGGAGDVSQRAMGGLTGEVSVAYHDPARDYQAGLQRATRGTAGQPHERLALPATLSAGAAKAIAEQRLSALWAGRTTATQHLSWNWLTMRPGACVRLSDQPGLWKIERWTLDRMVVSLGLVRVGEGVLPAPAAEPGRAIGHPDLHHGPTSLLLLDLPPVSDSALTRPQLAIAAAGGEG
- a CDS encoding peptidoglycan endopeptidase produces the protein MNKSVVDRARALVGVRFRPQGRRPDHGLDCVGLVAAAAQLPLELVPSDYAMRGAAPDGLSEQYAGHARSIAPGDAAAGDILLVCIGSGQHHFVVLVDGGFVHADIRMRRVVERPGAVPWPVLAAWRVWRETWPLSS
- a CDS encoding DUF2163 domain-containing protein, yielding MSFVDSALGTIAFCWRVERRDGVCLGFTTHDQDLVIAHLRYRAMPGMLPSAITLSDGFELDTLEVSGALTSEAISRTDLSAGRWDGAAVSIFAIDWEDPDGEQVLLARGEFGDVSIERNGFTTELRGPAARLNTPVVEQTSPECRATLGDKRCRVAMASRITTTRIIAVESEDVIHIAEGAAGNAYGYGRLRWLGGANSGLESSLLASEGTRLVLREPPRFPPAAGDLVEVMEGCDKSFATCTVRFANGANFRGEPHLPGMDLLTRYPGAS